Within the Scyliorhinus canicula chromosome 6, sScyCan1.1, whole genome shotgun sequence genome, the region AGTTTGAGGTCAGATGCCCTTCTAAATTCCCTATGGAGGGGATTATTTCTGTAGACCCACCCCACCAAATCCTTCAACACCTCAGATCAGCCTCAATCTTTAACACAGGAAGATTCAAACTCAGCTCTTCATCCCCAGTCTTCACTCTGGCCAATCAGCATCAAGCCTGCTCAGAACAGGATGTCTCCTTTGATGTTGGATTGTTCGATTCCCAAATCCTGATGAGAGAGCTCAAAAGCAGAATAAGAGTAGAGGGGCCACTGTTCCATTATCCGATTAAAAACCATGCCGTTATCAGATTCCACCTGTATCACTTACCTGCAAACAGTTAGATATCAGGGACCCGAATGAAGTTCTTGACGGTTAAGCAATgttccccctgggggggggggggggaaagagaagaaacACCCTGGAGAGGAGACAGCCCCAGTAAATAGCCCACCAGCCAGGCTCAGCTCCACAAGGAGGTCCTAGACCTGCTCACACCCACTCCTCCACACTGGGTGGCTAAACAGCAACTGAGACAGAAAGTTAACAGCCTACATAAAAGCTACTTTCTCAATTAGAAGATACATTCAAGGAGATGTGGTTTTTGGAGTGCACAAACCCCAGCCATTATTTCCATGGACTCAGACTAACGAAATGTGGAGACCAATCAGCTCCCAGATACAAGGAATCACTGCTTTATTGAAAATTAATTTGATCACTGGGTGAACAGAGTTTGATTGAGTTTCCTGTACAGGAACAAGGTGATCAATGAAGCAGAGATCAGAGAGACAGCTGTCACAGTCAGGGTCACGATCAGGACCACCTCAGACTCCACACCTACAAACCAATGAGAAGCCAATGGTTAGTGAAGGAACCACCAAGGGGAAATGGAAACCAGCAGTCAGCCAACTCACCACTTGGGGACCTCTCCTGCATCCTTCCCTCATTCAGGGAGTCCGTTGCCAGGTTGGTCACATCAGTATCCAGAATGATCAGGGGTCCAAGTGAGGCCTCAGCCTCCCACTTCAATCCAACTTCATTCTCTGCAATATTAAACATTCCAGTTAGAGAGGGAAAAGGGGAAACCTCCACCATCTAGAGGATCAATATCCTACCAGCTTCAGCTACAAGATCTCTCCTTCCTCTGGATCCAAATCGCAGCTCCCTTGTGGCACAGTTACCCACACGGCAACAGGCACAAATGTCAATGCTCGATTCCTCCAATGGGGCCCAGCTAAGCAAGACAAAAATCAGTCAACCAACTGTATTGTGCATCACTTCTTCACAAAAGcccagagagagaagagagcgagaGCTTACATATTCTGCATCTTCTGGAAAGTACAAGCTTTGTTCCTGGAATCTCTCCGATCCACTGGAGCTACTTTCAGGTGACAGGTGATGAAAATCTGAGGGAAACATCAACACGTTGTTATTTAATGACTCCCTCCCAACACGAGACCCCAATGATCAGTTTCCTCTTACCAATGAACGGTCATCTCCAAAGAAACGGAATGCATCCAGGTCAAACCGGAGCTTGTCCATCTCCCGCTCGCCACTTGGCAACACAAAGGTTGAAAAGGAGTCCTCAGCTTGGCTGTCCAGGAGGCAACTGAAGATAGATTAAAAAAGGGACATGAAGTGAATCAAGTGAAGCCAGTGAGatgggagcagctggagaaaGCAGAGAGCTCCTTACCCATTGTAATCAATAATGCTGTATCTCGGGGTGGAGTCCTTGTCCAGGCTCAAAGTAGCTACACAGCGGTCAATGTAGAGCTTCAGGGGCATGTGGTTGCTCATTGAAACAGAGGCCTCAATGTGAATGAGGTCACCCAGGTAGTAGACAGTGGAAGTGCGCTCTGTaagccagtcacctgaagaacaaGAGGACAAGGGTTGGAGACAGTGGGTGTCACTCCCAGTGAGTGAAGACAGGAAATCACTCCCTATCCCATACCATTCATTAGGCgcagagagaatgaaagatgtccTTCTCCAGACCTGGTGGAGCTGAATGGGATCCAGGTAGGCCTGATGGGGTTACTGCTCACATTGCCCTTCCTGGAAAGACAGCAGAGTCATTTTAGGACAACTTCAGAGAACACCAACAGCTGTGGATCTTATTGGGCATCCAATAAAGATTCTCACCTAAAGTAACGACACTCAATGGGAACAACAGCTCCATTCGTTCTCACAATGACAGATCCATGATACTCTGGGCTGTGGGTCAGGTGGGTGGTGTAGATCAGGAAATCTCCAGACATCTGAAAGACACCAGGTTAAGGAAGGAAGAATTGATCTGAAATGAGAAAGTTCTACACAGGGGTTAACAATGAACTCACCCCATCCAATTGAAACAACTCACAGGGATTGGCTGGGTCAGTGCAAAGAGGCTACTGGGCCCCAGCTGGAGAGTCTCTGGGGGTGACTAGGAATGTTCAGTCAGAGGATATTCAGGACAGATGGAtttatttttggacattaaggaatcATGTGGAGGACAGGGACATGGAGGTGGTGGGAAGTTCAGCCCTCATTTTAATGAATGgggaacaggctggaggggctgtatGGCCTCATCTTGTTATTAGTGTTGCTCAGCAACCCCCAGCCATTTATACAAAGTGAGAGATCATTAGTGCAAGACCAGGATCAATTAACAGAGAATTGATTCAATAAAGGGACAGGTTCAGTTAACAGGAAAAGGAGCCACAAGTTGACAATAATATGGAGCCTGGAAATAGAACAGTTTCAATCCAGGGCCCCATTGATTCCAATGACTGGGAAAGTGGGAAGTGTGGAGTTCCTCTTTGGTCCAATCCATCTGAATTCCCATTTCATTCTGTTCATTAACACCCAACCCAATTGGATTAAACTGGACTGAAACTGAACCCTCAGTTGGATTGAGGGGGAAATGAGATATGAAAAATCAAAAGAGGAAAAGTTTGGAAGAACCAAAAAGAGCAGCTTCCAGACCAATGGGGTTGATGTCACAAGGTTGAAAAGACTCAGACCAGTGGAAGCAAAGTACAATCCAGAACAGGAAGCTAGTTTGGGGGTTTAGGAATCAGGAGACCAGTATCTCCTCAATATCAATGACATCTCACCAAGTGTTGGAATAAAGAATGCAGCCCAATCTCCAGCCTAAGCTTAGAGCCAGAGTTGAGGTTTGACATTACCTGCAATTTGCTGCCACACTCATGGAGCCCATAGTCAAAGAGGACAGTGTGGTTCTGAGAGTAGATCCTGGTTGGCCGACAGCCTGCTGCCCCCAGGGTCAGGTCAGCAGCTTTAACCAGGTGTCTGGTTCCAAATAAATCCAGCTGGACCCTGACCAGCAGCTTGTCCTCTGCACACTGCACCATCACAGTCTGCAGTGGAGACACACTTTGACCCTCAGACACACGGAAATGGGAACCAAAGGGAGGAAGAGGGACTCTCTGAGGCACAGAGGTGGCTTTGACTCTGCTCCATGGAAACCTCTGGCCCAGAAACTGTTGCCAAGTATCAGAGGAACAAACAGTTCCAACTAACATCAGCACTGGGAACAAAGCCCTCACtccaaaatcccccatgataccaAACAACTGAACCATCCTGTCCACCAGGGAGCAGCACCTTTTATACTCACAACCTGTACTCACCTGTACTCACCTGAACTCTTTTGAGGTCAATCAACTAATCATACAAAAAGAAACAAactcagggacaaattaaaaggggccgctCCTGATAGGGGCactgccataataataataataataataatctttcttattgtcacaagtaggcttacattaacctacTTAATGTAAgttaatgaagtcactgtgaaaatcccctagtcgccacacacgcgcctgttcgggtacatggagggagaattcagaatgtccaaattacctaacagcacgggcgcaattctccgctctcacggaaattcggagaatagcgggcagcgtaaatttttacggacacgctggtccgacgccctcccgctattctacccccccccccccccgatgcccgcctcccgacacgaatcgctgcccgccgttttttttacggcgagcagcaattctctcctggccgatgggccgatttccaaggcctttacggctgtttttacaagcgtaaaacacacctggtctgaccgttcataaaaacggccgtaaagtcccgttctcgggaaccatggtgccatgggcccgcgatcggtgggcaccaatcgcgggcagcgggtacttaccccgcgcactctttctccctccgccgccccgatggatccataacggcccgcgcatgcgcgggtttcacgcacaagcgcgatgacgtcatccgcgcatacgcgggttggagtcgtccaatccgcgcatgcgaggctgatgtcatctgacgcgtcagccgtcgctaactctggctagcgggcttaactaaattcgttaagcccgcgatgccggagttcacggccgcgcgatacaagccccgaccggggagctgaatcggttccaggtcggggggggggggggcggaggctggcgtcaaacgcgcccgtttttgacgccagcttcccgagttttcgtaactcgggagaatcgcgccccacatctttcaggatatgtgggaggaaactgaagcacccggaggaaacccacgcagacacgtggagaacgtgcagactgtgcacagacagtgacccaagccgggaatcgaacctggaaacgTGGCACTGCGAACCAACAgtaccaaccactgtgctaccgtgacacccCAAAACAAGACAATACcccttacaattaccccttaaacaatgctaattaatacagtgacacattaacccttaactgctatctttatttccagtcaaacaacaaaaccatctcaggtcACAATCCATTTTTAAATACAGTGAGCACTTAGGAATACTTGCTATATAGAGTTGTCTTCGATACTCCACTTtgtgaaagagagatcttttgagactgtttgaaagaaagagacctgacaccctgtcagagtaatgcagaatctctgactGTATTTCTTCAGGAAACTTTTCGGCTCAACTTCCAGCCAAAAGCTAAGACTGAAAACCTTAACAGCTGACTGCTTCAACTCCtggctcccattaactacatcatctcactaagctgaacacaatgggcgcgattctccgcacccgcggaaaatcgcgaagttggccgtgaaaacggccgaattTGCCGACGGCCTGACATGGCCCCGTTCCCGAGGTATTCTCGcctgggaaatgggctaggaacggggccgcggcaATTACATTCCAGATGACGTCGGAACGCGGCACGCCACGAACAtggccacgtgacgccgcccaacgtcgtaaaaaggcgcgggcgagcacaggaaCGGGACGGGAaacatgtcggagccacggagggcaacGCCGAGGTTTGCTGAGGCCGACAT harbors:
- the LOC119967433 gene encoding zona pellucida sperm-binding protein 3-like, with the translated sequence MVQLFGIMGDFGVRALFPVLMLVGTVCSSDTWQQFLGQRFPWSRVKATSVPQRVPLPPFGSHFRVSEGQSVSPLQTVMVQCAEDKLLVRVQLDLFGTRHLVKAADLTLGAAGCRPTRIYSQNHTVLFDYGLHECGSKLQMSGDFLIYTTHLTHSPEYHGSVIVRTNGAVVPIECRYFRKGNVSSNPIRPTWIPFSSTRSGEGHLSFSLRLMNGDWLTERTSTVYYLGDLIHIEASVSMSNHMPLKLYIDRCVATLSLDKDSTPRYSIIDYNGCLLDSQAEDSFSTFVLPSGEREMDKLRFDLDAFRFFGDDRSLIFITCHLKVAPVDRRDSRNKACTFQKMQNIWAPLEESSIDICACCRVGNCATRELRFGSRGRRDLVAEAENEVGLKWEAEASLGPLIILDTDVTNLATDSLNEGRMQERSPSGVESEVVLIVTLTVTAVSLISASLITLFLYRKLNQTLFTQ